A single genomic interval of Eptesicus fuscus isolate TK198812 chromosome 10, DD_ASM_mEF_20220401, whole genome shotgun sequence harbors:
- the LOC103305217 gene encoding transcription elongation factor A protein 1-like: protein MEDEVVRIAKKMDKMVQKKNAAGALDLLKELKNIPMTLELLQSTRIGMSVNAIRKQSTDEEVTSLAKSLIKPWKKLLDGPSTDKDPEEKKKDTTITSQNSPEAREESSSSGNVSSRKDETNARDTYVSSFPRAPSTSDSVWLKCREMLAAALRTGDDYIAIGADEEELGSQIEEAIYQEIRNTDMKYKNRVRSRISNLKDVKNPNLRKNVLCGNISPDLFARMTAEEMASDELKEMRKNLTKEAIREHQMAKTGGTQTDLFTCGKCRKKNCTYTQVQNRSADEPMTTFVVCNECGNRWKFC from the coding sequence ATGGAGGACGAGGTGGTCCGCATTGCCAAGAAGATGGACAAGATGGTGCAGAAGAAGAACGCGGCTGGAGCATTGGATTTGCTGAAGGAGCTTAAGAATATTCCCATGACCCTGGAATTATTACAGTCCACAAGAATTGGAATGTCTGTAAATGCTATTCGCAAGCAGAGTACAGATGAAGAAGTTACATCTTTAGCAAAGTCTCTCATCAAGCCTTGGAAAAAGTTATTAGATGGACCATCAACTGATAAAGAtcctgaggaaaagaaaaaagatactaCAATTACATCACAGAATAGCCCTGAAGCAAGAGAAGAAAGTAGCTCCAGTGGCAATGTAAGCAGCAGAAAGGATGAGACGAATGCTCGAGATACTTACGTGTCATCATTTCCTCGGGCACCAAGCACTTCTGACTCTGTATGGTTAAAGTGTAGGGAGATGCTTGCTGCAGCTCTTCGGACAGGAGATGACTACATTGCTATTGGAGCTGATGAAGAAGAATTAGGATCTCAAATTGAGGAAGCTATATATCAAGAAATAAGGAATACAGACATGAAATACAAAAATAGAGTACGAAGTAGAATATCAAATCTTAAGGATGTGAAGAATCCAAATTTAAGGAAAAATGTGCTCTGTGGTAATATCTCTCCTGACTTATTTGCTAGAATGACGGCAGAGGAAATGGCTAGTGATGAGCTCAAAGAGATGAGGAAAAACTTGACCAAAGAAGCCATCAGAGAGCATCAGATGGCCAAGACGGGCGGAACCCAGACTGACTTATTCACATGTGGCAAATGTAGAAAGAAGAATTGTACTTACACACAGGTACAAAATCGTAGTGCTGATGAACCAATGACAACATTTGTTGTCTGCAATGAATGTGGAAATCGATGGAAGTTCTGTTGA
- the CCDC28A gene encoding coiled-coil domain-containing protein 28A has translation MEERKVKRRSPKSFSAHSTQVVNAKKNAIPVSKSTGFSNPASQSTSQRPKLKRVMKEKTKPQGGEGKGAQSTPIQHSFLTDVSDVQEMEKGLLSLLNDFHSGKLQAFGNECSIEQMEHVRGMQEKLARLNLELYGELEELPEDKRKTASDSNLDRLLSDLEELNSSIQKLHLTDAQDVPNTSTS, from the exons ATGGAGGAGCGGAAAGTGAAGAGGAGAAGTCCTAAGTCTTTTAGTGCCCACTCTACTCAGGTTgttaatgccaaaaaaaatgccATTCCAGTTAGTAAAAGCACAGGGTTTTCAAATCCTGCATCACAGTCAACTTCACAGCGACCAAAGTTAAAAAG AGTgatgaaagaaaagacaaaacctcagggaggagagggaaaaggtGCTCAGTCAACCCCGATTCAGCATTCCTTTCTCACTGATGTCTCAGACGTTCAGGAGATGGAGAAGGGGCTTCTCAGCCTTTTGAATGACTTCCACTCTGGGAAACTTCAAGCATTTG GAAATGAATGTTCCATTGAACAGATGGAACATGTTCGGGGAATGCAGGAGAAATTAGCTCGCTTGAATTTGGAGCTGTATGGGGAGTTAGAGGAACTTCCTGAGGATAAGAGGAAGACAGCTAGTGACTCTAATCTGGATAGGCTTCTTTCTGAT TTAGAAGAATTGAATTCTTCCAT ACAAAAACTGCATTTGACAGATGCACAAGATGTTCCAAATACTTCTACCAGCTAA